Proteins from a genomic interval of Sphingobacterium sp. SYP-B4668:
- a CDS encoding oxygenase MpaB family protein: MIPPLRYRLNTSSFAHYWSQGIGATLLKKLPHTPDLAQADQFIPLLLQGDDVGDALIKGLHQIVGFKQGNILTFQYLKDPSTVAAPHRQLLDQFFSSFETKPDWIDKQKLDIGAQLSRRPGISALIVLRDYCLMGGYESSAINKPLIYTGALKKGAVKRLTDTVDFWVNITREGAFQSEGEGFKNVITTRLIHAYARVNILQSTDWESHKWGLPINTWDLLATNLGFSLVFIVGLRRMGIRPSEAEIEGLFHLWKYIGYLIGIPIELLPNNEQEAIESLYYWTMTQADGDNDSKYLAKALMEEPYLASYPPHRIGRLLMKEIHLYYNQYLLGNYSCNLLGLRDTLIGKVAYANILKNKSDEKKIHQPYQRELLIKKGGDAQAKVKAIYLKYNNH; encoded by the coding sequence ATGATACCGCCTCTCCGTTACAGACTAAATACTTCATCATTTGCCCATTACTGGTCTCAGGGGATAGGTGCTACACTTTTGAAGAAGCTCCCACACACGCCAGACCTAGCACAAGCAGACCAATTCATCCCCTTACTTTTGCAGGGAGATGATGTGGGCGATGCCCTTATCAAAGGATTACATCAAATAGTCGGATTCAAGCAGGGCAATATCTTGACATTTCAGTATCTAAAAGACCCCTCCACTGTTGCTGCCCCCCACCGACAGCTACTTGACCAGTTCTTTTCGTCCTTTGAAACCAAGCCCGATTGGATAGATAAGCAAAAACTAGATATTGGCGCCCAGCTGAGTAGACGCCCCGGTATTAGCGCTCTTATCGTATTACGAGACTATTGCCTAATGGGTGGGTATGAATCTTCCGCCATTAATAAGCCCCTAATTTATACCGGAGCCCTCAAAAAAGGGGCAGTCAAACGTTTGACCGATACGGTAGATTTCTGGGTCAATATTACACGTGAAGGAGCTTTCCAATCAGAAGGGGAAGGCTTTAAGAATGTCATTACTACGCGCTTGATCCATGCATATGCAAGAGTCAACATTCTTCAATCTACAGATTGGGAAAGTCATAAATGGGGCTTGCCCATCAACACTTGGGATCTGCTGGCCACCAATCTTGGGTTTTCACTAGTTTTCATCGTTGGTCTCCGACGTATGGGAATCCGGCCTTCCGAAGCAGAAATAGAGGGACTCTTTCACCTCTGGAAGTATATCGGTTACCTGATCGGGATACCAATCGAGCTCCTGCCCAATAATGAGCAGGAAGCTATCGAATCGCTCTATTATTGGACCATGACACAAGCCGATGGCGACAACGATTCCAAATACTTGGCCAAAGCTTTAATGGAAGAGCCCTATCTAGCCTCCTACCCACCACACAGGATTGGACGATTATTGATGAAAGAGATACACCTTTATTATAATCAGTATTTATTAGGTAACTATTCTTGCAACCTATTGGGTCTTCGAGATACCCTAATCGGTAAAGTTGCATATGCTAATATTTTAAAGAATAAATCAGACGAAAAGAAGATACATCAGCCCTATCAACGGGAGCTACTGATCAAAAAAGGAGGCGATGCACAGGCAAAAGTAAAAGCCATATATCTCAAATATAATAATCATTAA
- a CDS encoding YgjP-like metallopeptidase domain-containing protein — protein MRIEIDGFWYEWVISTQQEFKVLESSEHLIRIQVPADADESLVRSFIQLNGTVLRKRNVQKEQPEIQMLTLFDTSYFIYLETSLSQAYIKGSRIYVPHHSKQLSTRKIAALKKHLLLTELSHQIGHWEEQLGMLCGNIVVKKLKDKWYTTNTSTADISFSILLANQSHARLRYITLRSLLDTTTMDTSSKQALLTQHIPNHFAIADELSYEQSKSNT, from the coding sequence GTGAGAATAGAAATTGATGGATTTTGGTATGAGTGGGTAATCTCTACCCAACAGGAGTTCAAGGTTTTGGAATCTTCTGAACACCTCATTCGTATCCAAGTACCTGCTGATGCAGATGAATCATTGGTTAGGAGCTTTATCCAATTAAACGGCACCGTACTTCGCAAACGGAATGTACAAAAAGAGCAGCCCGAGATTCAAATGCTAACGCTCTTTGACACCTCCTATTTCATCTATTTGGAGACTTCCCTTTCCCAAGCCTATATAAAAGGTAGTCGAATTTACGTCCCCCATCACTCCAAGCAACTATCTACTCGTAAAATAGCAGCACTAAAAAAGCATTTACTACTGACGGAGTTATCTCATCAGATTGGACATTGGGAAGAGCAATTGGGTATGCTATGTGGAAATATCGTCGTAAAAAAACTGAAAGACAAATGGTACACCACCAATACTAGTACCGCAGATATTAGCTTTTCAATCCTACTGGCCAATCAGAGCCACGCCCGACTACGCTACATCACGCTACGTTCCCTACTGGACACCACAACTATGGACACCAGCTCCAAACAAGCGCTGTTAACCCAACATATTCCCAATCATTTTGCAATTGCTGACGAACTCTCTTATGAACAATCAAAATCTAACACTTAG
- a CDS encoding M13 family metallopeptidase, with translation MKKHVAVAVLMMGAGIALGQTPKAINPDFMDNAVRPQDDFYNYVNGNWMKTVKIPADKARWGSFDELRENTDEATLKILKESLGEKFEQGTDGQKIADLYRSYVDFDARNAKGIEPIKPYLAKIDAIQNFDDLYKYLVEVAPEGGNPFFGAYVYAHMKNSKMNAIYLGAASLGLGRSYYQKVDEKNTQTLADYSAYVSALNSAVGQKTRDLKGPKLVAFEKEIATKLKTIEESRDAQKRYNPVAVNDLKKMVKNIDLAKYMRDLGFQADTVIISELKYFQEMDQILKPQNLTQIKELLRFNVMNDAATLLTADLDKLSFEFWGKKLNGQEEQRALDKRGLAFVNDRVGDLLGKLYVKDNFPPQAKSAAEEMVKYLIKSFEVHIQQLAWMSPATKEKALEKLSKFNVKIGYPDKWKDYSKLTIGTSLFENVHQVNKWAFEENMAKQGKPVDKSEWGMTPQTVNAYYSPLFNEIVFPAAILQPPFYDYRADAAINFGGIGAVIGHELSHGFDDSGAQYDGNGNLNNWWTEEDKEKFDASADALVKQFEAYEPVPGVFVNGRFTLGENIGDLGGSSVAFDALKMYLKDKGDPGLIDGFTQEQRFFLSWATIWRTKTTDKFVINQVKTDPHSPAQYRAFAPIINLDGFHEAFQTKPGDKMYVPKENRIVIW, from the coding sequence ATGAAGAAGCATGTAGCTGTTGCTGTGTTGATGATGGGAGCGGGAATAGCTCTTGGACAAACGCCGAAGGCAATCAATCCCGACTTTATGGACAATGCTGTCCGACCTCAAGATGATTTTTATAATTATGTGAACGGCAATTGGATGAAAACCGTTAAAATCCCAGCTGATAAAGCCAGATGGGGGTCATTCGATGAGCTTCGTGAAAATACGGATGAGGCTACGCTAAAGATTCTAAAGGAGTCTCTGGGGGAGAAGTTTGAGCAGGGGACAGATGGTCAGAAAATCGCAGATCTGTATCGCTCATATGTAGACTTTGATGCTCGTAATGCAAAAGGTATCGAACCTATAAAACCGTATTTAGCAAAAATAGATGCCATTCAAAACTTTGATGATCTCTACAAGTATTTAGTGGAAGTGGCACCGGAGGGGGGAAATCCATTTTTTGGAGCCTATGTGTACGCCCATATGAAGAATAGTAAGATGAATGCTATTTATCTTGGTGCGGCAAGTCTTGGTTTAGGACGCTCGTACTATCAAAAGGTGGACGAGAAGAATACACAAACATTGGCTGATTATTCGGCCTATGTATCGGCGCTTAACAGTGCTGTTGGTCAAAAGACTAGAGATTTGAAAGGGCCCAAGTTGGTGGCTTTTGAAAAGGAAATCGCAACTAAATTGAAGACAATCGAAGAGTCTCGTGATGCGCAAAAACGGTACAATCCTGTGGCGGTCAATGACCTTAAAAAGATGGTCAAAAATATCGATCTTGCCAAATACATGCGTGACCTAGGCTTCCAGGCAGACACGGTAATCATTTCGGAGTTGAAGTATTTTCAAGAAATGGACCAAATTCTAAAGCCTCAGAATCTAACACAGATCAAAGAATTATTGCGTTTCAACGTGATGAATGATGCGGCTACTCTATTGACTGCGGATTTGGATAAATTGTCCTTTGAGTTTTGGGGCAAAAAGCTGAATGGACAAGAAGAACAACGTGCCCTGGATAAAAGAGGGTTGGCGTTTGTAAACGATCGCGTGGGTGATTTGTTGGGTAAGTTGTATGTGAAAGATAATTTTCCTCCGCAAGCGAAATCTGCAGCTGAGGAAATGGTCAAATACTTGATTAAGTCCTTCGAAGTACATATTCAGCAGCTGGCTTGGATGTCACCAGCGACTAAAGAGAAGGCGCTTGAAAAACTGTCGAAGTTTAATGTTAAAATTGGGTACCCTGATAAGTGGAAAGATTATTCGAAGTTGACAATCGGAACTTCACTTTTCGAGAATGTACATCAAGTAAATAAATGGGCATTTGAAGAAAATATGGCTAAGCAAGGCAAACCTGTCGATAAGTCGGAGTGGGGGATGACTCCACAGACTGTAAATGCTTACTACAGTCCGTTATTTAATGAAATCGTTTTTCCAGCGGCTATTCTTCAACCACCTTTCTATGATTATAGAGCCGATGCAGCGATTAACTTTGGGGGTATCGGTGCGGTAATTGGTCATGAATTGTCGCATGGATTTGACGATTCTGGAGCCCAATACGATGGCAATGGTAATCTGAACAATTGGTGGACTGAAGAGGATAAGGAGAAGTTTGACGCCTCTGCAGACGCATTGGTTAAACAATTTGAGGCCTATGAGCCTGTCCCAGGGGTATTCGTCAATGGACGCTTTACGTTGGGCGAAAATATTGGAGATTTGGGAGGCTCTTCCGTGGCATTCGACGCTTTGAAAATGTATCTGAAAGATAAAGGTGATCCAGGGCTGATTGATGGATTTACACAAGAACAACGCTTTTTCTTGTCATGGGCTACGATTTGGAGAACCAAGACTACGGATAAGTTTGTGATTAATCAGGTGAAAACAGATCCGCATTCTCCAGCGCAATACCGTGCATTTGCACCTATCATCAATCTTGACGGTTTCCATGAAGCATTTCAAACGAAGCCAGGGGATAAGATGTATGTTCCAAAAGAAAATCGAATCGTCATCTGGTAG
- a CDS encoding YchJ family protein, giving the protein MEILLCPCGSGENYQHCCAQVHEDLTKATSPEKIMRARYTAFTMSLIDFLYETFHPETRIYQDKNEIKQWAKENKWIKLEITRCTPNSVEFKAHYINIDGEESVHHERSIFRQWEGCWYYLDGSLLHEHA; this is encoded by the coding sequence ATGGAAATATTGCTATGCCCTTGCGGCAGTGGAGAAAATTATCAACACTGCTGTGCTCAGGTTCATGAAGATTTGACAAAAGCTACATCACCTGAAAAAATCATGCGGGCTCGATACACGGCATTTACAATGAGCCTCATTGATTTCCTATACGAGACCTTTCATCCTGAGACGCGAATCTATCAGGACAAAAACGAAATCAAGCAATGGGCCAAAGAGAACAAATGGATAAAACTGGAAATAACCCGTTGCACGCCCAATTCGGTCGAATTCAAGGCACACTACATCAATATTGATGGAGAAGAATCCGTGCATCACGAACGATCTATATTTAGACAATGGGAAGGTTGTTGGTATTATCTAGACGGAAGCCTCTTACATGAGCACGCTTAA
- a CDS encoding cupin-like domain-containing protein: protein MKLSGVDTVEKISKQYFVDHYFKPQKPVLIKGFAKQWEAYNKWNFDYIYEQVGEQVVGLYENKPADAKKSTDAPVQKMRFKDYLTLIRTQPSDLRIFFYIITDKLPALLKNFAYPDLGIKFFKRIPTLFFGGSEARVLMHYDIDLGDFMHIHFEGKKRILLFDQTQSDLLYKVPMSVHTIYDVDYENPDYERFPALRYTEGYEIFMEHGDALYIPGGYWHFNRYLEPGFSLSLRALPNKPLRFFNMLYQVFVMRYSDKLMRKLGKQKWVDHKQRWAHKRGKKALEKHLTTLTK from the coding sequence ATGAAGTTATCAGGAGTGGATACCGTCGAAAAAATCAGTAAACAATACTTTGTTGACCATTATTTCAAACCTCAAAAACCGGTGCTCATCAAGGGATTTGCCAAGCAGTGGGAAGCATACAACAAATGGAACTTCGACTACATCTACGAGCAAGTCGGAGAGCAAGTGGTTGGACTTTATGAAAACAAACCTGCTGATGCTAAAAAAAGTACCGACGCCCCTGTGCAAAAAATGCGCTTCAAAGACTATCTCACCTTGATACGTACCCAACCTTCAGACTTACGTATTTTCTTTTATATCATTACCGACAAACTTCCCGCTCTACTCAAGAACTTCGCTTATCCTGACCTTGGCATCAAATTTTTCAAACGCATCCCGACGCTATTTTTTGGAGGAAGTGAAGCACGGGTATTGATGCACTATGATATCGATTTGGGGGATTTCATGCATATACACTTTGAAGGAAAAAAGCGTATACTTCTCTTTGACCAAACCCAATCGGACCTCTTATATAAAGTCCCTATGTCTGTCCATACCATTTACGACGTAGATTATGAAAACCCCGATTATGAACGATTTCCAGCACTACGATATACAGAGGGCTACGAAATCTTTATGGAACACGGAGATGCACTTTATATTCCTGGTGGATATTGGCATTTTAATCGCTATTTGGAACCCGGATTCTCCCTTTCGCTAAGAGCACTGCCTAATAAGCCACTTCGTTTCTTCAACATGTTATATCAAGTTTTTGTCATGCGTTACAGCGACAAATTGATGCGCAAGCTTGGAAAGCAAAAATGGGTGGACCATAAACAACGATGGGCCCACAAAAGAGGAAAAAAAGCATTGGAAAAACATTTGACGACCTTAACAAAATAA
- a CDS encoding lipocalin-like domain-containing protein, protein MASIKNELIGSWKLLSYIELPINGTDSLFPMGQQPDGILMYSPDGYMSVQIAGQQRPTYTSDDWRIGSCEEHTASVSSYISFSGTYRILENRIVSYEIKTSLFPNWKGQTQERTFDFEGDILYLKSVEPQLSNGMLVHAHMTWKKNRKAETNAEQGERTLHLQQSEG, encoded by the coding sequence ATGGCATCAATAAAAAATGAATTAATTGGAAGTTGGAAGCTTCTTTCTTATATCGAATTACCTATTAACGGCACAGATTCTCTATTTCCCATGGGGCAGCAACCTGACGGGATACTCATGTACAGTCCGGATGGATATATGTCTGTACAGATTGCAGGACAACAACGACCGACTTATACCTCTGATGATTGGCGGATAGGATCTTGCGAGGAGCATACTGCTTCTGTGTCTTCGTATATCTCCTTTAGTGGGACGTATCGGATACTGGAAAATCGAATAGTCTCTTATGAGATCAAGACTTCCTTATTTCCAAATTGGAAAGGACAAACGCAGGAACGGACGTTTGATTTCGAAGGAGATATCCTTTATTTGAAGTCCGTAGAACCTCAGCTTTCGAACGGTATGCTCGTGCATGCACACATGACCTGGAAGAAAAATCGAAAAGCCGAGACCAATGCCGAGCAAGGTGAGCGCACACTACATCTGCAGCAGTCTGAGGGCTAG
- the lysS gene encoding lysine--tRNA ligase: protein MSTVLSEQEQQRRQALQALIDLGIDPYPAEEFDVNVTAADILANYERDKISYKTISIAGRMMTRRVMGNASFIELQDSTGRIQAYFKRDDICPGEDKTLYNTVFKKLLDIGDIVGIKGYVFTTQTEAICIHVESFVVLAKSLKPLPVVKSADGKTFDAVTDPEFRYRQRYVDLVVNPQVKETFVKVSKVKTAIRDFLNTQGALEVDTPVLQSIPGGAAARPFITHHNALDIPLYLRIANELYLKRLIVGGFDWVYEFSRNFRNEGMDRTHNPEFTVLEFYVAYKDYVWMMETTEKLLEKVALETNGTTLIQVGDKEINFAPPYKRISIYDSIKEHTGFDVSEMDESGLRDVCKQLHIPTSESMGKGKLVDEIFGEKCEGNYIQPTFITDYPKEMSPLTKKHREKAGLVERFELMINGKEVANAYSELNDPIDQLERFEEQLQLMERGDDEAMFIDYDFVRSLEYGMPPTAGIGIGIDRLAMLMTNQASIQDVLFFPQMRPEKVSKVASTEDYTALGIPAEWVPVLQKMGFTTIPALKEANPNKVFNDLGGMRKKMKLDMTMPSKDDVTAWFN, encoded by the coding sequence ATGAGTACTGTATTATCCGAACAGGAACAACAACGTAGACAAGCTCTTCAAGCACTTATCGATTTGGGAATCGACCCTTATCCTGCCGAGGAATTTGATGTCAATGTCACGGCAGCAGATATCTTAGCAAACTATGAACGTGATAAGATAAGCTATAAAACAATCAGTATCGCCGGTCGTATGATGACTCGTCGCGTAATGGGAAATGCTTCCTTCATCGAACTTCAAGATTCGACAGGGCGAATCCAAGCATATTTCAAGCGGGACGACATTTGTCCTGGAGAAGATAAGACTCTTTATAATACGGTTTTCAAAAAACTCTTGGATATTGGTGATATCGTCGGTATCAAAGGCTATGTGTTCACGACGCAGACAGAAGCCATATGTATACATGTCGAGAGCTTTGTCGTACTGGCCAAATCGTTAAAACCACTTCCTGTGGTCAAATCGGCAGATGGCAAAACATTTGATGCCGTCACGGACCCAGAGTTTCGTTATCGTCAGCGCTATGTCGACTTAGTTGTCAATCCACAAGTGAAGGAGACTTTTGTAAAAGTATCCAAAGTCAAGACAGCAATTCGTGATTTCTTGAATACCCAAGGCGCACTTGAAGTAGACACACCGGTTTTGCAATCCATTCCTGGTGGAGCTGCTGCACGTCCCTTCATCACCCACCACAATGCCTTAGACATTCCATTATACTTGCGTATAGCGAATGAACTCTACTTAAAGCGTCTAATAGTGGGCGGGTTTGATTGGGTATACGAATTCAGCCGTAATTTCAGGAATGAAGGAATGGATCGTACACATAACCCCGAGTTTACTGTTCTTGAATTCTATGTAGCTTACAAAGACTATGTTTGGATGATGGAAACTACAGAGAAACTTCTCGAAAAAGTAGCTCTGGAGACCAATGGAACGACTTTAATACAAGTGGGAGACAAAGAAATCAATTTTGCGCCTCCATATAAACGTATCTCTATTTACGATTCCATTAAAGAGCATACCGGATTCGATGTAAGCGAAATGGACGAATCCGGCTTAAGAGATGTCTGTAAGCAACTTCACATCCCAACATCCGAATCCATGGGTAAAGGAAAATTAGTTGATGAGATTTTTGGCGAAAAATGTGAAGGCAACTATATACAACCTACCTTTATCACAGACTATCCAAAAGAGATGTCTCCTTTGACCAAAAAACACAGAGAAAAAGCAGGACTTGTTGAACGCTTTGAACTCATGATTAACGGAAAAGAAGTAGCCAACGCATATTCTGAATTAAATGATCCAATCGATCAATTGGAGCGTTTTGAAGAACAACTCCAACTAATGGAACGTGGTGACGACGAAGCCATGTTTATCGATTACGATTTCGTACGTTCCTTGGAATATGGTATGCCCCCAACAGCAGGTATCGGTATCGGTATCGATCGCCTAGCTATGTTGATGACCAATCAGGCATCTATCCAAGACGTACTATTCTTCCCGCAAATGAGACCCGAAAAGGTGAGCAAAGTCGCTTCAACAGAAGATTATACTGCACTAGGTATACCTGCCGAGTGGGTACCGGTACTTCAAAAAATGGGATTCACGACTATTCCAGCATTGAAAGAAGCTAATCCCAACAAGGTATTCAATGACCTAGGGGGAATGCGCAAGAAAATGAAACTTGACATGACCATGCCTTCTAAAGATGACGTCACAGCTTGGTTCAACTAG
- a CDS encoding RNA polymerase sigma factor: MKLIRKNTNHAEPLSLRKALEDCRMAKSERGKAWMYKKYYGYLMAIVIRYVKHEMEAEELVNECFVKVFLKIESFNADIEEDRLEKSFRSWIARIAVNQSIDFLRSRKQMAMLDDVSEFELVPHAVYNQSNLEVQDIMRLLDELPDIQRTIFNMYEVEGFSHDEIATLLNIPDSTSRTYLTRAKQKLRKLYVEQFEADATNHRG; the protein is encoded by the coding sequence GTGAAACTTATTCGTAAAAATACTAACCATGCAGAACCCTTGAGCTTAAGAAAAGCCTTGGAAGACTGTCGCATGGCAAAGAGCGAACGAGGGAAGGCATGGATGTACAAGAAATATTATGGCTATTTGATGGCCATTGTTATTCGATATGTTAAACATGAGATGGAAGCCGAGGAATTGGTGAATGAGTGTTTTGTGAAGGTGTTTTTAAAGATCGAATCTTTCAATGCAGATATTGAAGAGGATAGATTAGAGAAATCATTCCGTTCGTGGATAGCCCGAATCGCGGTCAATCAATCCATAGATTTTTTAAGAAGTAGAAAGCAAATGGCTATGCTGGATGATGTATCCGAGTTTGAGTTGGTCCCTCATGCGGTCTATAATCAATCTAACTTGGAGGTGCAGGATATCATGAGGCTGTTGGATGAGCTTCCAGATATCCAACGTACGATATTCAATATGTATGAGGTGGAAGGGTTTTCACACGATGAAATTGCCACTCTACTTAATATACCGGATAGTACATCCCGGACATATCTGACACGAGCGAAGCAGAAATTAAGAAAATTATACGTAGAACAGTTTGAAGCTGATGCTACAAATCATAGAGGTTAA
- a CDS encoding endonuclease/exonuclease/phosphatase family protein, producing the protein MVNQKNIEKYILSIILTFSAAYLFAEQPKFELKVLQMNIWQEGTMVPGGFEAIGNEIIDKDPDIVLFSEIRNYNKIDFIQRIREYLAFKGNTYYGESSGESLDVGLISKYPIQTQAPNPEEGHNTGSVLKTKLSIQGQRFIFYSAHLDYTNYACYLPRGYDGVTWKKMSHPIVDHEVVLAANKRSKRDEAIRDVLVDMEKEDKGQIIILGGDFNEPSHLDWTVATKDLFDHGGAVIPWHCSVMLQEGGLMDSFREFYPNPLTHPGFTYPAYNKDVDIGKLAWAPDADDRDRIDYLYYLPHKRLQLKDIRIVGPIETVVRAKMQIKDSEDRFILPKAVWPTDHKALLATFVVYK; encoded by the coding sequence ATGGTAAATCAAAAAAATATCGAAAAATATATCCTGTCCATAATCCTCACTTTTAGTGCTGCGTATCTATTTGCTGAACAACCAAAGTTCGAGCTGAAAGTGCTCCAGATGAATATCTGGCAGGAGGGAACAATGGTTCCGGGTGGATTTGAAGCGATAGGAAATGAGATTATAGATAAGGATCCTGACATTGTGTTGTTTAGTGAGATCCGCAATTATAATAAAATAGATTTCATACAGCGTATTAGAGAATATTTGGCTTTCAAGGGAAATACTTATTATGGTGAGAGTAGCGGCGAGAGTTTGGATGTAGGGCTGATTTCCAAATATCCGATACAGACACAAGCACCCAATCCTGAAGAGGGGCACAACACCGGAAGTGTATTGAAGACAAAATTGTCCATTCAAGGGCAACGTTTTATTTTCTATTCGGCACATCTTGATTATACCAACTATGCCTGTTACCTTCCTCGTGGATATGATGGGGTAACCTGGAAGAAGATGTCTCATCCTATAGTGGACCATGAGGTTGTGTTGGCTGCAAATAAGCGCTCGAAAAGGGATGAAGCTATTCGAGATGTACTTGTGGATATGGAGAAAGAGGATAAGGGGCAAATCATTATTTTAGGAGGAGATTTTAATGAACCCTCACATTTGGACTGGACGGTAGCTACCAAAGATTTGTTCGATCATGGCGGTGCTGTCATTCCTTGGCATTGTTCTGTGATGCTGCAGGAGGGAGGGTTGATGGACAGTTTTCGGGAATTTTACCCCAACCCTTTGACCCATCCCGGATTTACCTATCCGGCTTACAATAAAGATGTGGATATTGGGAAGTTGGCTTGGGCACCTGATGCTGATGATCGTGACCGTATAGATTATCTATATTATCTGCCACATAAGCGATTACAGTTAAAGGATATTCGAATTGTTGGGCCTATTGAAACCGTGGTTCGAGCCAAGATGCAAATAAAGGATAGTGAAGATCGATTTATATTGCCGAAGGCTGTATGGCCCACGGATCATAAAGCTCTTTTGGCTACATTTGTGGTCTATAAGTAG
- a CDS encoding HAD family hydrolase — MSPKSQEKFQKLQDITHSYEALLYDVDGTLADNMLAHKLSYKAAAAEYGIDLDTDLIDETAGWPTVAVAKEIADRYGKTFDFDVFSKRKSAIFIERFIQETKPVDFVHAHLLANQGRKRIGIVSGGSRSTLTITLSVIDVTGRFETLVCAGDTPKGKPAPDPFLLAAQQLGVAPENCIVLEDGDPGVQGAINAGMAWVRIDHL; from the coding sequence ATGTCTCCAAAATCCCAGGAAAAATTCCAAAAACTTCAAGATATTACGCATTCCTATGAAGCCCTGCTTTACGATGTAGATGGTACGTTAGCAGACAATATGCTTGCGCACAAACTCTCTTATAAAGCTGCCGCGGCAGAATATGGGATCGATCTAGACACAGATTTGATTGATGAGACAGCAGGTTGGCCAACGGTAGCCGTTGCCAAAGAAATTGCTGACCGCTATGGTAAGACATTCGATTTCGATGTATTCTCGAAACGCAAATCTGCGATTTTTATAGAACGATTTATCCAAGAGACCAAACCCGTAGATTTTGTACATGCACATTTGCTAGCCAATCAAGGCCGCAAACGAATAGGCATTGTATCGGGGGGATCTCGCTCGACCCTCACCATCACCTTAAGCGTTATTGATGTAACGGGACGTTTTGAGACATTGGTCTGCGCCGGCGATACACCAAAAGGCAAACCCGCTCCAGACCCTTTCTTACTCGCGGCCCAACAGCTCGGAGTAGCCCCTGAAAACTGTATCGTTTTAGAAGATGGTGACCCTGGAGTACAAGGAGCCATCAATGCAGGAATGGCTTGGGTCAGAATAGATCATCTTTAA